ACGCCGCACTTTGTGGTGATTCGAATTTAAAGCTTCTTTGGAGCTTGGAGATTGGTGTTTGGAGCTTTATTCGGACACTTCTTCCACGAGCGCCGCTGCCTGTCTCGCGCCTTTGCCGAACTTGATTTCGGGAATCAACATGGAAGTGCCAGCGACAATTAATCCGGCGCTGATCCAACCCAGGACTTGCATCGAAACGCCGGACACCAGTTGAAACGCGACGAGGGGTGCCAGCACACCGCGCACACCGGTGAAGAACGTATGCACGCTCATGTAATCCGCCACGCGCCTGGGCGGCGCGAATTTGGTGACCCAAAGGCTCCACGCCACGTCGCCGCCCGCGTTGGAAATCCCGTAGATGATGGCCGCCACCACCAGCCCGGTCATGGTGCCGCTGGTGAAGAAGGATAAAATGCCAAGCGCGAATCCAATGTTCAACGTGATCCGCAACACGAAAAAATTCATGCGATCGAAAAGCCAGCCCCAAACCGGACTCAGGACCAGACGCGCGAGGTTGGGAATGACGCCCGTCAGCAGCGCAATCTTGCCGGCCGTGAGCGGCAATCCGTGCTGCGTCATTCCATATTTAGCATTGGCCAGATACTCCACACGCAACGGCGCCATCATCAACGTGGCAAACCCCAAAAACATCCAGGCAATGAGCGTTTGCCGGAACAATCGGTCGTCCCGCACATGACGCAGCGCTCGGAACGGGTGCGTGCCGCCGGAAACGTGCAACGGCTGCGAAGGACAACGCGCCAGACAAATGCTGGCAAACGCAAACGCGCCGCTGAACACCACGAGGAGCCATTGGAAGTAATTGAGGTGTCCGGACAATGCGCGTCCCGCCAGTTCGCTGAAAGCGGCTGCGGTGGCAATGCGAATCATCACCGTGCGGGAGAACCGCCGGCCGCGTTCGTGCTCCGGATAGTTTTCCTGGTAAATCTGGGTCATCAACGGAATGGCGGCGGAGGCAGTGGTCATGGCGAGAACCGAGCCGACCACGAAGACTGGCAGCAATGGCACCAGTGCCATCATAAAAAAACTGATGGCGCCCAGCGCGGCAAGACGGGAGGCCGCTTTGGCCACGGGCCAGCCGGCGGCCTCGACTCGCGACACGACCCACGGAGCCAGTATCAATCCCAGACTTCCACCCCCGGCCACGAAGGCCTTTGCCAGTGGTCCCGCTTCAAACCAACGCACCGCCAGCAGCAGCAGGAACGTCGTTCCTGCCGTTTCCAAAACACCGGACGAGATGGCGCGCCAACGCTCGTAACGATAAGTCAGTTCGGTCCGGGATTGCGCAACCATACGCGGACAATTCAATCACCATCCCCAACCCGGAGCAAAACCTATCGTTCGGGAGCAGGTCGTTGGATGCGGAGCTGTCCACGAAAACGAATTCTCCGCTTCGGGTTACGACAACTCCCGTTGTGCAAGAAACACCCTGTGGACTCGGCGGTCAGAGGCCCGCGGGTGGCAACTCGGAATCTTGAACAACTGGAAGATAGAGCGTGAAGGTGGTGCCTTCGCCAACCTTCGTATGCACGTGGATGGCGCCGTGAGCTTCCTTGACCAGTCGTTGCACGATGTTTAATCCCAGACCGGTACCTTGGGAGAGCGCTTTGGTGGTAAAATAAGCATTGAAAAGCTTGGGCACAATTTCTGGCGGAATCCCCGGCCCGTTGTCCGAGACGGAGAGCGACAAGAGCGGTGCCACGTTCTTGAATGTCTCCCGATTGGTCAGGCGGTCATGTGGCCCGTCGAG
The Verrucomicrobiota bacterium DNA segment above includes these coding regions:
- a CDS encoding MFS transporter, producing MVAQSRTELTYRYERWRAISSGVLETAGTTFLLLLAVRWFEAGPLAKAFVAGGGSLGLILAPWVVSRVEAAGWPVAKAASRLAALGAISFFMMALVPLLPVFVVGSVLAMTTASAAIPLMTQIYQENYPEHERGRRFSRTVMIRIATAAAFSELAGRALSGHLNYFQWLLVVFSGAFAFASICLARCPSQPLHVSGGTHPFRALRHVRDDRLFRQTLIAWMFLGFATLMMAPLRVEYLANAKYGMTQHGLPLTAGKIALLTGVIPNLARLVLSPVWGWLFDRMNFFVLRITLNIGFALGILSFFTSGTMTGLVVAAIIYGISNAGGDVAWSLWVTKFAPPRRVADYMSVHTFFTGVRGVLAPLVAFQLVSGVSMQVLGWISAGLIVAGTSMLIPEIKFGKGARQAAALVEEVSE